The Aquidulcibacter paucihalophilus genomic interval GGTCCGTCGGATCGGGTGCGATCCTCTCTTGCCCCTCCACCGCCGGCTTCGCCGGCGGTCCCCCTCCCCCTTGGGGGAGGAATGCGCCCAGGCAGCGAGCGACCGCAGAGCCTGTCCTCGGGCCGATCGAAGATCGGACCCGGGGCGAGCGTTAGCGCACCAAAGGGGAAGGTGGAGACCGCGACCCGAAGGGGAATTCGTTGTGGCTGCTGCCTTCCGGCCCTGACCAGGTTGGCGAAGCCTTCGCCCGCGATCTCCGAGGCCTATATCGCGGTTCCAGGCGGCGAGATCAAGGTCAGGGATTGTCCAGACGCCAGCGACGGCGAGGCGCTCGCAGGTCGTCGCCAAACCCATGCTTGTGAAAGTCTAGCCCGCAGCGATTGCATCGACCTGGATTTGCGAAAGGCGCGAAGAAATAAATCGAGAAAAAGCCCTCGCCGCTAATCCACCATCCCGCAGTAAAGGTCCGACAGACCGGGCATCTGAGGTACCAAAGATTGAACGCCGCATAAGCGGCGAACGCGACCGGCAACTGAATAGCCATCGGGACGCCAAAAGGCTCCCAAAGGCTGCTGACAAAGAGGGCGAACAGGCCGTTGCTGAGCACGAAGGTCGTGAGCCAGATTGAAACCCGCATAGCCGCACCTCCGGTAGCGACAATGCAGCCATGTCTGGTTTAGGGAAAGGGCTATGCCTCTCCCCGTCCTGAACACCTTCGCCGGCAATCCGCTCGATCGGGCGGGGGATCGGAGGGACGACGCCGACTGGCTGGCCGAACAGGGCGCGAGCCCGGATGCCATGGCCATGGTGCTGTGGGAGGGGCGGCCGCTGATCGAGGCGGGGGCCGAGCCGCGGCTGGCCTGGCTGGCGCTGTCCCATGCGCGGGCGGTGGTTCCCGATCGCGAACTGTTCCTCGGATTGTGGAAGGGTGCGCCCTGTTTCGCGGTGGAGGTCGAGGGGTCGGCCGATCCGGCGGCGGGGCCGCTGGCAGGTCTCGGGGCGTTTCACGAGATGCGCGAGGCAGCCGCGCTGCTGCCCGGTCCCGACGCGGCCATGGCCGGAACGGCCAAGTCGCTGTTCGACTGGCGGCGGCGGCACGGGTTCTGCGCCGCCTGCGGGGTGGAGAGCGAGAACGGGTCCGGCGGCTGGAAGCGGATCTGCCCGGCCTGCGGCGTCGAGCATTTCCCGCGCGTGGACCCGGTAACCATCATGCTGGCGATCTACAAGGGTGGGGCAGAGCCGGTCTGTCTGCTGGGCCGACAGGCGGCCTGGCCCGAGGGCCGGATGTCGGCGCTGGCGGGCTTCCTCGAGCCCGGCGAGACCATCGAGGCGGCCTGCGCGCGCGAGATCGAGGAAGAGGCGGGGCTGACGGTGACGGCGGTCCGCTATCACTCCAGCCAGCCCTGGCCATTCCCGTCCCAGCTGATGATCGGCCTGGTCTGCGAGGTCGATTCCGGCGAGGCGACGCCTGACCAGACGGAGCTGGAAGCGGTGGCCTGGCTGACGCGGGAAGAGGCACGGGCGTGTCTGGAGGGAACGCATCCGACGATCAAGGCACCGCCGAAGATCGCCATCGCGCGGACCT includes:
- the nudC gene encoding NAD(+) diphosphatase; this translates as MPLPVLNTFAGNPLDRAGDRRDDADWLAEQGASPDAMAMVLWEGRPLIEAGAEPRLAWLALSHARAVVPDRELFLGLWKGAPCFAVEVEGSADPAAGPLAGLGAFHEMREAAALLPGPDAAMAGTAKSLFDWRRRHGFCAACGVESENGSGGWKRICPACGVEHFPRVDPVTIMLAIYKGGAEPVCLLGRQAAWPEGRMSALAGFLEPGETIEAACAREIEEEAGLTVTAVRYHSSQPWPFPSQLMIGLVCEVDSGEATPDQTELEAVAWLTREEARACLEGTHPTIKAPPKIAIARTLLQAWVDGFDV